The Mycolicibacterium insubricum DNA segment ACTCAAATCTTGACCAAAACTCACCCGCTAGCGCAACAAGTCGACTACCTGCGAGCAGCCCTTGAACAAGAGAAGAAACCTATCGGGATACTTCTTGGTGCGGGCGCTCCGATGTCGATTCGGATAGGCGAACAACCTCTCGTTCCTGGACTGGAAGCGCTTACAGCCTTTGTGCTCAGCGATGTGAGCGAGGATTACCGCACCGCTATAGAAGCTCTCGTCAGCCACCTCGACGAGAGTGAGCGCAGAAACCTCGAAGCGATCCTCAATTACGTCCGCGCAATCGCGACCCTGCCTGGAGCACTGCCCGTTCGAGGAATCGAGAAGGCCACGTTAGAAGCCCTCGACTCCGCAATATGCCGAGTAGTAAGAGAGCGTGTCAACGTTGACTTGCCGCAGAACGATAATCCGTACTTATCTCTGGCTCTATGGATCCGCGCTGTCCGAAGGCTGACGCCGACTCAGGTGTTCACAACCAACTATGACCTGTTGATGGAGCAAGCATTTGAACGTCACAGGGTCGCCTACTTCGATGGGTTCATGGGCTCGCATGAACCCATCTTCGATCTTGAAGCGATCGAAGAAGACGACTTGCCCTCCCGTTGGACTCTCCTTTGGAAACTGCATGGCTCCATCAACTGGTCTCAAGATGAGTCTGGAAATGTAATTCGACGCCCCGCAAAAATAGACGACAAATATTCCGCTCTGGTCTACCCGAGTCATTTAAAGTATGATCAGAGTCGACGTCTTCCATATCTCGCGATGATGGACAGATTGAAGGTATTCTTGCGTAAACCCGGCGCGATTCTAGTGAGCTGCGGTTTCTCTTATCGGGACCAACATATTAATGAGGTCATAGATCAATCTCTACGCGCGAATCCCACTGCAAGCGTTCACGCCATGCTCTACGGCCCCTTGGATGACTACCCTGAGGCGGCTAAAATGGCGTCAGGCCTCCATAACTTAGTGCTTCTTGCGCAAGATTCAGCGATTATCGGCGGGAGCCGAGGGGCTTGGGCTGCACGCGATGACGAAGCCGGCGAGGAAGCTCGGACCTGTGATCTCGGAGATTTCGTAGCATTTGGCGCCTTCCTCCAAGGCCTGACCGGGGATTCTGCGCACATCGAAGTTGAGGTGCAGGATCATGGTTGATCCGACTCACATCGCTGATGTTACGAATGTCCAAGGCGACACGATTACCGCCGCGGTACGTCCTGAAGCAGCACCCGGACTCACATTCTCGAAAGGCCATGCCTACTTTGTTGGACAAGTCGGAGCGTACGTCAGAATCCCTTTGGGGCTAGTCGACCTCTTCGCGATCGTTGTTCAAGTCGGATCGACCGCACACGACGAGGAAGCGATCAGTGGTGCCGTCCCCGGGCGCCCGTGGCTACGCCTTGAGCTGCTCGGCGAAGCACACCGCGACGGCTCCTTTGAGCGCGGAGTTGCGCGCTACCCATCAATAGGGGACCGAGTCGTTCTCGTGACTGCCAATGACCTGAGCCTTCTGTACCGCGTGGAGGACGAAGCCAAGTCTCTGCGTATCGGCCACGTGGCTAACGCGCCCCACTTACCAGCCCTCGTAGATGTAACAAAGCTCGTAAACAGGCATACCGCAGTCGTCGGCAGCACAGGTAGCGGAAAATCAACAACGGTATCGGCCATACTCCACGGACTCACTGCCTCCGACAGATTCCCCTCATCTCGGGTTCTTGTGATTGACGTGCATGGCGAGTATGGCCATGCCTTCGGAGGGTCTGCACTTTGTTTGCAGGTGGATGCCGATGAACTCGCGATCACCGAAGGTAATAAGCACCGGCAGCAACTTTGCCTGCCTTACTGGGCCTTACCCTTCGAGGACTTCTTGTACCTTTCACTCGGCACGGTGGATGATAACTCTGCAACGACAATCCAGCAGATGGTTATCGAGTCCAAGAGAACCTACGTCAGGAACCATCCTGAACTGGGATTGAACCCAAACGGGGTGACAGCAGACACTCCGGTTCCGTTTAGCGTGCGCCAGCTATGGCTCACGCTTCATGAGATGCACTTCGCTACTCACACAGTTCAATCGAACGCACAAACGGACGCAACCCGCGCATACGCAACAGATAAGTCCGGAGTTCCGCTGATAGGCGATGCGGAATCCGTGTCGCCCCCCACCTTTGAGCCGACAGTCCCGAGCAAAATATTTTTGAGTGGAGCAGCTATCAACGTGCGGCGCCAAACCAACTCTCTTGGAGCAAGACTGCGCGATCCTCGATATAATTTCTTGTTCCGACCGGGCAAGTGGGATGTCGACGACTCGACAGGTGAAGTGTCGAGCGACCTTGGCGACTTCCTGGAGACTTGGCTCGGAGCCAAGGAGTCGGTAGTAATCGCTGATCTCTCCGGCGTTCCCAACCAAGTGCTTCAGAGAATCGTCAGCGTCTTGTTGCGCCTGCTCTACGAAGCACTAATTTGGGCAAGGAAGCTCTCGGAAGGTGGTCGAGAGCGTCCACTTCTCATCGTGCTCGAAGAAGCCCACCGTTACCTCAACGACAGCAAGGACGCCGCCGGAGAAATCGTGGAGAGAATCGTCAAGGAAGGGCGGAAGTTCGGCGTCGGAACAATGATAGTGAGCCAACGGCCGAGTGAAATCAGGGCGACCGTTTTGTCGCAGATCGGATCTTTCGTTGTCCTCCGGCTCAGCAATACCTCGGATCGGACTTTAGTCCGTTCCAGTCTTCCGGACAACCTCTCCGGACTCTTCGACGCCGTTCCGGTTCTCCGCACAGGCGAAGCAATTATAACGGGTGACATTGTGAAGCTTCCTACACGAGTAGTCATCGAGTCTTCGAACCTGACCCGCCCCGACAGCTCCGATCCAGATGTGGTCGGCCGGAGGCTTCCGGGTGGCTGGGATGCGCCGCGACTTCCACAGGATTACGCAGATGTTGCTTGGGCGTGGCGGCATTTAACACCTCATAGTCGTCGAGTAATCCGCACAATCGCTAATAACACAGGAGAGAAATAGCCACATGGAACGCACTTTCGTTTCGAGCTCAAACTTGAACTCGGTCGGGTACGATGAGGCAAGCATGACGCTTGAAGTTGAGTTCAAAGACGGCTCCCTGTATCAGTACTTTGACGTTCCAGGCTCCATGCATCAAGGGCTGATGGGAGCGAGCAGCGTGGGGCAGTACTTCACGCAGAACATTCGCAATGCTTTCAGGTACTCCCGACTGTGACGCGCGATAACACGTCAACAAGGTCATACATGACGGACCGATTGATGACCTTGATCACTTCTGCCGCGTCACGCTCATGCAGGGGATCGTAGAGCCGCGGTAGGACACGGCGTCCCACATCCGCTCCATCGCCCGGGACAGGGTCGCCACCACGATCACGGTTTTATCGCACACCCGCGGGGTTACTGCCCCAGGCTTTGGGCTGTGGTGCACCATTAGGAACCATGGGCACCGCTGACACCGCCATGCATATCGCCGCCACCGGCACCCTAGTGAGCATCGGCTACGAGGGGAAGACAGTCGATGATCTGGTCGCCCAGCTGCTCGAACGGAGCGTTCGCGTTCTCGTCGACGTACGGCTGACTCCGCTCAGCCGCAAGCCTGGTCTGTCCAAGACAAAGCTCGCTGAGGCCCTTCGTGCCGCCGGTATCGACTACGTTCACCACCGCGCCCTGGGCAACCCGAGGGACAACCGCGCCGGGTTCCGAGCTGGTGAGCCCGAGTCCCTGATGAGATACCGCGAGGTCCTCGACACCACCGACGCGACGGACGCTCTTGCACACGTCTGCGAACTCTTGGATGGTGGTGTGGTTGCCTTGCTCTGCTTCGAGCAAGACCACGCCGAGTGCCACCGGAACGTCGTCGAGACCACGAGGGAGTATCGTCACTGTGACGTATCTACCGCAGCCATCCGGGTGGCGGCGGACGGTGCTAGGCGCGGCTCGATAGCGGCACGGTCCGGCGCTCTCATGTATTTGCAGATCGCGCCTAGGGGAACATTTCGCCAGTCCGGCACTGTCATCTAATCCTGGAATACGGTCGGCACAGGCGGAGCTCGGTCGCCGTCTACGGCGCATCCGCGA contains these protein-coding regions:
- a CDS encoding SIR2 family NAD-dependent protein deacylase, coding for MTKTHPLAQQVDYLRAALEQEKKPIGILLGAGAPMSIRIGEQPLVPGLEALTAFVLSDVSEDYRTAIEALVSHLDESERRNLEAILNYVRAIATLPGALPVRGIEKATLEALDSAICRVVRERVNVDLPQNDNPYLSLALWIRAVRRLTPTQVFTTNYDLLMEQAFERHRVAYFDGFMGSHEPIFDLEAIEEDDLPSRWTLLWKLHGSINWSQDESGNVIRRPAKIDDKYSALVYPSHLKYDQSRRLPYLAMMDRLKVFLRKPGAILVSCGFSYRDQHINEVIDQSLRANPTASVHAMLYGPLDDYPEAAKMASGLHNLVLLAQDSAIIGGSRGAWAARDDEAGEEARTCDLGDFVAFGAFLQGLTGDSAHIEVEVQDHG
- a CDS encoding ATP-binding protein; the protein is MVDPTHIADVTNVQGDTITAAVRPEAAPGLTFSKGHAYFVGQVGAYVRIPLGLVDLFAIVVQVGSTAHDEEAISGAVPGRPWLRLELLGEAHRDGSFERGVARYPSIGDRVVLVTANDLSLLYRVEDEAKSLRIGHVANAPHLPALVDVTKLVNRHTAVVGSTGSGKSTTVSAILHGLTASDRFPSSRVLVIDVHGEYGHAFGGSALCLQVDADELAITEGNKHRQQLCLPYWALPFEDFLYLSLGTVDDNSATTIQQMVIESKRTYVRNHPELGLNPNGVTADTPVPFSVRQLWLTLHEMHFATHTVQSNAQTDATRAYATDKSGVPLIGDAESVSPPTFEPTVPSKIFLSGAAINVRRQTNSLGARLRDPRYNFLFRPGKWDVDDSTGEVSSDLGDFLETWLGAKESVVIADLSGVPNQVLQRIVSVLLRLLYEALIWARKLSEGGRERPLLIVLEEAHRYLNDSKDAAGEIVERIVKEGRKFGVGTMIVSQRPSEIRATVLSQIGSFVVLRLSNTSDRTLVRSSLPDNLSGLFDAVPVLRTGEAIITGDIVKLPTRVVIESSNLTRPDSSDPDVVGRRLPGGWDAPRLPQDYADVAWAWRHLTPHSRRVIRTIANNTGEK
- a CDS encoding KTSC domain-containing protein, which translates into the protein MERTFVSSSNLNSVGYDEASMTLEVEFKDGSLYQYFDVPGSMHQGLMGASSVGQYFTQNIRNAFRYSRL
- a CDS encoding DUF488 domain-containing protein, producing the protein MGTADTAMHIAATGTLVSIGYEGKTVDDLVAQLLERSVRVLVDVRLTPLSRKPGLSKTKLAEALRAAGIDYVHHRALGNPRDNRAGFRAGEPESLMRYREVLDTTDATDALAHVCELLDGGVVALLCFEQDHAECHRNVVETTREYRHCDVSTAAIRVAADGARRGSIAARSGALMYLQIAPRGTFRQSGTVI